ACGGTGATCCGCAGGATCTTGCCGCGCAGGTCGTTCGTATTGCCCGCACCACGCCGCGAGTCGAAACCCGGGTTGTACCCGGCGCGGTCGTTGTTCGGCGCGAAGCCGTCGGCGCCCGGCGTGCCGGCCGGGGTGTTGTCGCCGGTGGCCAGGTAGAGGTTGCCGTCGCCGTCGAAGTCCACGTCGCCGGCCACGTGGCAGCACTGCCCGCGCTGCGTCTCGACCTTGATGATCACCTGCTCGGAGGCCAGGTCCACGGTGCCGGTGGCCGGGTCGAACTTCGCCCGGGCGAGCTGGTTGTAGCCCTTCCACTGGTCCCAGTACGAGTCGTCCGCGCCGGCCGGCAGGGTGTTCGGCGCGCTGCCCGTGGGAGTGGTCGCCGGGTACGGGTCGTCCATCTGCCGGGGAGCGTAATAGAAGTAGACCCAGTGGTTCTCGGCGAAGTCCGGGTCCAGGGTGACGGTCTGGAGGCCGTCCTCGGAGTTGTTGTACACGTCGAACTTCCCGGCCGTGGTGGTGCGGCCGGTGGCCGGGTCGGTCAGCCGCACCACGCCGTCCCGGGCGGTGTGCAGCACCCGGCTGTCCGGCAGCACGGCCAGGTCGATCGGCTCGCCGATGTCTTTCGTCAGCGTGATCTTCTCGTAGTTGGCCCAGTTCAGCGGGTCTTCGTCACCCTCGTGCCCGGGGTGCGCACTGGCGACCGCCGGTGCGGCGACCAGGGCGCCGAGAGCCAGCAGCAGGGCCAGGAAGAGCTTCAGGCCCTTCACAGCGTGGCCAGGTGCTGAAGGCCCAGCCGGGCGTGCTGCAACGACTGGGCCGGCGCGGTGGTGCCGCCGGGCGCGGTGTCCTGCTCCACCATCGGGTTGCGGGTGTCGGTGCGGCCTACCCGGCGGAAGAACGTCTCGTAGTCGATCTGCCCGGTGCCGAAGGGCACGATGTCGTAGCCGTTGGCCACGTCGGTGTCCGGCTCACCGTCCTTGGCGTGGAACAGCGGGAATCGCGAGTTGGCACTGAGAACCGTTGCGGCCGGGTCGAACACGTCCTTGCGGGTGGATCCGTCCGCGGCCGTGTACTCCCGGAACTTGTACTGCGCCACGTGCGCCCAGAACACGTCCATCTCCAGGTGCACGTACTTCGGGTCGGTGATCTTCAGGAAGTATTCCAGCCGACGGATCCCGCTGCTGCGCGTCGGGTTTCCGGCGGCGTCCTTCGGCCCGGCGTCGAGCAGGAAGCTGTAGGCCGCGTCGTGGTTGTGGGTGTACAGCTTCAGGCCCGCCCGGGCCGCGATCTTCCCCAGGGCGTTCCACTTCTCCGCGGCCACGTCCCAGTCGGCCTTGACCGCGCTGCTCGTCGGGTCGGCGCCGGTGCCGATGTGCTGCATGCCGAGGATGTTCGCGATCTCGGTGTGCAGCTTGAAGGTCTCCAGGTCGGCGTCGCTGAACGGCCACGAGGAGGGGATGAACCCGTGGTTGCCCTGGGCCCGTAGACCGTTGTCGTCCAGCCACTTCCGCAGCTGTTTCGCCCCCTCCACGGTGCCCAGCTGGGCGCCGCCCGGTGCGTTCGCGTGCTGCGTGTACCCGGCGAACTCGACCTGCTTGTAGCCGATCCGCGCCAGGGCCGCGAACACCTCCCGGAATCCGGAGGGCCCGTTGAACGCCTCCGGATCACGGGCGATCGCATCCCGCACCGTGTACAGGATGATGCCGCGCTTGCTCTTCGGGATCCGGCCCGAACCACTGCTGCCCACGGACGCCTCCGCCGATCCGGACGGTACGGTCACCGCCGCCGCGGCGGCCACTCCGGTGCTCGCGGCGAACAGCTGACGACGATTCAGCCGCAGCGCCTTGGCCAGGGCTGATGCCTCGTTCTGCGATGGTGCGTCGAACATGCTTGTCTCCTATGCTGGAGCTGTCAGGGGGATCTCGGGCGCTGTGGTGCTTTCTCCTTCCTGGCTCGTTCCCGCCGGTGTGCCAGCACCGGCGGGAACTCAGGCGGCGTTGCGGGTCACGGCCGGCAGGTCCTGCCAGTGCGATCCGGCGGCGGCCGACTCCACCACCGCGGCCAGCACCTGCTGCACCTGGAGGCCGTCCTCGAACGACGGCGACGGGTCGGTGTGGTTGCCGAGATCGGCCAGCAGGTCGGCGATCTCGTGGGTGAAGGAGTGCTCGTAGCCGATCAGGTGCCCGGCCGGCCACCAGGCCCTCAGGTACGGGTGCTCCGGCTCGGTCACCAGGATCCGGGTGAAACCACCGGTCTCGGTGCCCGCCGTGCCGTCGTACAGGTGCAGCTCGTTCATCGCCTCGAAGTCGAACGCCAGGCTGCCGAGACTGCCGTTGACCTCGATCCGGATCGCGTTCTTGCGGCCCCCCGCGAAACGTGTCGCCTCGAAGGACCCCAGGGCGCCGCCGTGGAACCGGCCGAAGAACAGCGCGGCGTCGTCCACCGTCACCGCCCCGGTCCCGCCCCGGCTCCCGGCACTCAGACCGGAGGACGACGAGGGCAGCGGCCGCTCCTTCACGAACGTCTCGGTCAGCCCGCTGACCCCGGCCAGCCGGTCACCCACGATGAACTGCGTCGCGTCGACGATGTGCGCGCCGATGTCGCCCAGCGCGCCACTGCCGGCCCGTTCCGCCTGCAACCGCCAGACCAGCGGGA
This is a stretch of genomic DNA from Kineosporia corallincola. It encodes these proteins:
- a CDS encoding sugar phosphate isomerase/epimerase family protein; the protein is MFDAPSQNEASALAKALRLNRRQLFAASTGVAAAAAVTVPSGSAEASVGSSGSGRIPKSKRGIILYTVRDAIARDPEAFNGPSGFREVFAALARIGYKQVEFAGYTQHANAPGGAQLGTVEGAKQLRKWLDDNGLRAQGNHGFIPSSWPFSDADLETFKLHTEIANILGMQHIGTGADPTSSAVKADWDVAAEKWNALGKIAARAGLKLYTHNHDAAYSFLLDAGPKDAAGNPTRSSGIRRLEYFLKITDPKYVHLEMDVFWAHVAQYKFREYTAADGSTRKDVFDPAATVLSANSRFPLFHAKDGEPDTDVANGYDIVPFGTGQIDYETFFRRVGRTDTRNPMVEQDTAPGGTTAPAQSLQHARLGLQHLATL
- a CDS encoding Gfo/Idh/MocA family protein, whose protein sequence is MADGTIGVGMIGYSFMGAAHSQAWRSAGHFFDLPLDARMTAICGRDRAATEAAAAKLGWHDVETDWRELIARDDIQLIDICSPGDTHAEIAIAALAAGKHVLCEKPLANTVAEAELMVAAAQEARRHGVRSMVGFNYRRVPAVALARKLVADGRLGEIRHVRAQYLQDWIIDPQFPLVWRLQAERAGSGALGDIGAHIVDATQFIVGDRLAGVSGLTETFVKERPLPSSSSGLSAGSRGGTGAVTVDDAALFFGRFHGGALGSFEATRFAGGRKNAIRIEVNGSLGSLAFDFEAMNELHLYDGTAGTETGGFTRILVTEPEHPYLRAWWPAGHLIGYEHSFTHEIADLLADLGNHTDPSPSFEDGLQVQQVLAAVVESAAAGSHWQDLPAVTRNAA